One Pleurocapsa sp. PCC 7327 DNA segment encodes these proteins:
- a CDS encoding chorismate lyase: MTATFKPHDETTRASQWYSLTPIWEGGEDVVRQGLPHAQLAPTWQILLLGDGSPTRHLQLLTREKTEVDVIDMSFIGTDDDRAPNQVKAVPEPRLRRQVWLRTASGQRLAYAASWWDANHVDEYLQNRSLPIWESLSRLHAELYRDIQGIYYGHSQELEVAFGEKGPFWGRHYLFWHDSKPITLIYEVFSPYLRKYLGQMSEILPDSRSPA, encoded by the coding sequence TTGACTGCTACCTTTAAACCTCATGATGAAACGACGCGAGCATCTCAATGGTATTCTCTAACCCCTATCTGGGAGGGAGGTGAAGACGTTGTTCGCCAGGGATTACCTCACGCTCAACTAGCACCGACATGGCAAATATTGCTGTTAGGAGATGGTTCGCCGACTCGTCATCTACAACTCTTGACGAGAGAGAAAACAGAAGTGGATGTCATCGATATGTCTTTCATCGGAACCGACGATGACAGGGCGCCCAATCAGGTAAAAGCCGTTCCCGAACCGAGGTTGCGACGACAGGTTTGGTTGCGCACAGCATCAGGACAAAGATTAGCATATGCAGCCTCTTGGTGGGATGCCAACCATGTAGACGAGTATTTGCAGAATCGCTCTCTGCCGATTTGGGAAAGCCTCTCGCGCTTGCATGCCGAGTTATACCGAGATATTCAGGGCATCTATTACGGTCATTCCCAGGAATTGGAAGTCGCATTCGGCGAAAAAGGACCTTTTTGGGGTCGTCATTACCTCTTTTGGCACGATAGCAAGCCGATAACGCTGATTTATGAAGTATTTTCTCCCTATTTAAGAAAATATTTGGGGCAGATGAGCGAAATTCTTCCGGACTCGCGATCGCCTGCGTAA
- the glpX gene encoding class II fructose-bisphosphatase, with translation MESTLGLEIIEVVEQAAIAAAKWMGKGDKNTADHVAVEAMRERMNKIHMRGRIVIGEGERDEAPMLYIGEEVGICTREDAKDYCNPDELIEIDIAVDPCEGTNLVAYGQNGSMAVLAISEKGGLFAAPDFYMKKLAAPPAARGHVDINKSATENLKILSECLNRAIEELVVIVMDRPRHKELIQEIREAGARVRLISDGDVSAAISCAFSGTNVHALMGIGAAPEGVISAAAMRCLGGHFQGQLIYDPEIVKTGLIGESKEGNIARLKEMGISDPDRCYNAEELASGETVLFAACGITPGTLMEGVRFFHGGARTQSLVISSQSMTARFVDTIHMFEKPKTIQLR, from the coding sequence GTGGAAAGTACGCTGGGTTTAGAAATTATTGAAGTTGTCGAACAAGCCGCGATCGCCGCAGCCAAGTGGATGGGCAAAGGCGACAAAAATACCGCCGACCACGTAGCCGTAGAAGCGATGCGGGAGCGGATGAACAAAATCCATATGCGGGGTCGCATCGTCATTGGCGAAGGCGAACGGGATGAAGCCCCCATGCTTTATATCGGAGAAGAAGTAGGCATCTGTACCCGCGAAGATGCCAAAGACTATTGTAATCCAGACGAACTGATCGAGATTGATATTGCCGTCGATCCCTGCGAAGGCACCAACCTAGTCGCCTACGGACAAAACGGTTCTATGGCAGTACTAGCCATTTCCGAGAAAGGAGGTTTGTTTGCTGCGCCAGACTTTTACATGAAAAAATTAGCAGCGCCACCCGCAGCTAGAGGTCATGTAGACATTAACAAGTCGGCAACAGAAAACCTCAAAATCCTCTCTGAGTGTTTAAATCGCGCGATCGAGGAATTGGTCGTCATCGTGATGGATCGTCCCCGTCACAAAGAACTGATCCAAGAAATTCGAGAAGCTGGCGCGAGAGTTCGACTCATTAGCGATGGTGATGTCTCGGCAGCAATTTCTTGTGCGTTTTCAGGAACAAACGTTCACGCGCTGATGGGAATCGGTGCAGCGCCCGAAGGCGTAATTTCCGCAGCAGCAATGCGTTGCTTGGGCGGTCACTTCCAAGGACAGTTGATCTACGACCCCGAAATCGTCAAGACTGGCTTGATCGGCGAGAGCAAGGAAGGCAACATCGCTCGTCTAAAAGAAATGGGCATTAGCGACCCCGATCGCTGCTACAACGCAGAAGAACTGGCAAGCGGAGAAACAGTTTTATTTGCTGCCTGCGGCATTACCCCCGGTACTTTAATGGAAGGCGTTCGTTTCTTCCATGGCGGCGCGAGAACGCAAAGCTTAGTTATTTCCTCCCAGTCGATGACAGCCCGCTTTGTCGATACGATTCACATGTTTGAGAAGCCCAAGACAATACAATTGAGATAG
- a CDS encoding glutamyl-tRNA reductase produces MNIAVVGLSHKTAPVEIREKLSIQEAKLESALAHLRSYPHIIEVAIISTCNRLEIYAIATETDQGVREINQFLSEIGHIPLDRLRRYLFILLHQDAVRHLMRVAAGLESLVLGEGQILAQVKNTHKLAQKYQSLGQILDRLFKQAMTAGKRVRSETNIGTGAVSISSAAVELAHMKAENLAARRVCIIGAGKMSRLLVQHLLAKGTQQICIVNRSHRRAEELASQFPEAQLKLYPLTEMMSAVAASDIVFTSTAATEPIINRSRLEASLTRDRELMLFDISVPRNVHADVGGMESVQSYNVDDLKAVVAQNYESRRKMAQEAEALLEEEIAAFELWWRSLETVPTISCLRSKVETIREQELEKALSRLGTEFAEKHQEVIEALTRGIVNKILHEPMVQLRAQQDIEARRRCIQSLQMLFNLEIEEQVI; encoded by the coding sequence ATGAATATTGCTGTTGTGGGTCTGAGTCACAAGACAGCCCCCGTGGAAATTCGTGAAAAATTGAGTATTCAAGAAGCCAAGCTAGAAAGCGCCCTAGCTCACCTGCGAAGCTACCCTCACATCATTGAAGTTGCGATTATCAGCACCTGCAACCGATTGGAGATCTACGCGATCGCAACCGAAACCGACCAGGGCGTGCGAGAAATTAACCAATTTCTCTCCGAGATCGGTCACATTCCCCTCGACCGACTGCGGCGGTACTTGTTCATTTTGTTGCACCAAGACGCAGTACGCCATCTGATGCGAGTCGCAGCAGGACTAGAAAGTCTAGTGTTAGGGGAAGGACAAATATTAGCACAGGTTAAAAATACTCATAAATTGGCACAAAAATATCAAAGTCTCGGACAAATCCTCGATCGCCTCTTCAAACAAGCGATGACGGCAGGCAAGCGAGTCCGCAGCGAAACGAATATCGGTACTGGCGCAGTTTCTATCAGTTCGGCAGCCGTAGAATTAGCGCACATGAAAGCCGAGAATTTAGCCGCCCGTCGCGTCTGTATTATTGGTGCGGGGAAAATGTCTCGCTTGTTGGTTCAGCACTTGTTGGCAAAAGGAACACAACAGATTTGCATCGTTAACCGTTCTCATCGGCGTGCCGAAGAATTGGCAAGTCAGTTTCCAGAAGCGCAACTCAAACTTTATCCTTTGACAGAAATGATGAGTGCGGTAGCCGCATCGGATATTGTCTTTACCAGTACCGCCGCCACAGAACCGATTATCAATCGCTCGCGATTAGAAGCCTCATTAACTCGCGATCGCGAGTTAATGTTATTTGACATTTCCGTGCCTCGCAACGTCCATGCCGATGTTGGGGGAATGGAAAGCGTTCAGTCCTACAACGTAGACGATCTCAAAGCAGTAGTGGCACAGAACTACGAAAGCCGCCGTAAAATGGCACAAGAAGCTGAAGCCCTGCTAGAAGAAGAAATCGCAGCGTTCGAGTTGTGGTGGCGATCTCTCGAAACCGTTCCCACTATTAGTTGTTTGCGCTCCAAAGTTGAAACCATCCGCGAGCAAGAACTAGAAAAAGCTCTCTCGCGCTTGGGTACGGAATTCGCCGAAAAACACCAAGAAGTCATCGAAGCGCTCACGAGAGGCATCGTTAACAAAATTCTTCACGAACCGATGGTACAGCTGCGGGCGCAGCAAGATATCGAAGCCCGTCGGCGATGCATTCAGTCTTTGCAAATGTTGTTTAATCTAGAAATAGAAGAACAAGTAATCTAG
- a CDS encoding cation:proton antiporter has protein sequence MEQLINFLHEDPVITFAILLAVILVVPLCFERLRLPGMIGLLFAGVVLGPNGLKILDSQSQMMTLLSDIGLLYLMFVAGLEIDLEQFRRVKYRSIGFGSLTFLVPLITGIAIGRIFNFDWNAAILLGSLLASHTLLAYPIVSRLGVVNNEAVTVTIAATIFTDIGALLVLAICVGVNKGNFSLVNLLFLLGSLAVYTVVVLFGFDRAGREFFRRSGADEGNQFLFVLLAVFLASFGAELVGVEKIVGAFLVGLAVNDVLGESSVKEKVLFVGNVLFIPIFFVDIGLIVDIPAFISSLSSIWLSLAMTVGLISSKFTAALGAKLLYRYNWREMLTMWSLSLPQVAATLAAALVAKQAGIVSQEVLNGVVVMLLVTVILSPLIVRKTAPGLSLPETNSKAATELFSWKTGLSEDEPFTVVVPVYNPETERYLIEMAALLTRHEGGRIVPLSIVTDNPYMEASQVQTALRQGEELLEKAIAISEELDVSAQPLLRIDDNVAQGITRASQEQKASLIIMGWGQRAGLRTRLFGSIIDRVFSTAHCPVAATRLLTSPTKIRRILVPVENDSPQVVRKVYFTQILAHANDAEVTLLQVCDRRLSGGQKSKIESKMRSPISEFAPQTKIETRAIASNDPVRAIVDCSQQFDLVVLNSQKNITNAEGFAFNNITNRLVHQLTCSAIVLGEP, from the coding sequence ATGGAGCAATTAATAAACTTTTTACATGAAGATCCGGTCATTACTTTTGCTATTCTCCTAGCAGTAATTTTAGTCGTACCTCTATGCTTCGAGAGACTGCGGCTCCCTGGAATGATAGGGTTACTCTTTGCAGGTGTAGTACTAGGTCCTAACGGACTAAAAATACTAGACTCCCAATCGCAAATGATGACGCTGCTGTCGGACATTGGATTGCTGTATCTAATGTTCGTCGCCGGACTAGAGATCGACCTCGAACAATTTCGTCGAGTTAAATATCGTTCTATTGGCTTTGGCAGCTTGACTTTTCTAGTTCCTTTAATTACTGGAATTGCGATCGGTCGAATTTTTAACTTTGATTGGAATGCGGCAATTTTATTGGGTTCTTTGTTAGCTTCTCACACGCTTCTTGCCTATCCCATTGTTAGCCGTTTGGGAGTTGTAAACAATGAAGCCGTTACCGTAACCATCGCTGCCACTATTTTTACCGATATCGGCGCTTTGCTCGTTTTGGCAATTTGTGTGGGGGTTAATAAAGGAAATTTCAGCCTTGTTAACTTGCTATTTCTATTAGGATCGCTTGCAGTTTACACTGTAGTTGTGCTTTTTGGTTTCGATCGCGCCGGACGAGAATTTTTTCGCCGTTCTGGGGCGGATGAAGGTAACCAGTTTTTATTTGTGTTGCTAGCCGTATTTCTTGCCTCCTTCGGGGCAGAATTAGTTGGCGTAGAAAAGATTGTTGGAGCTTTTTTGGTAGGGCTGGCAGTCAATGACGTTCTCGGCGAGAGCAGCGTCAAAGAAAAAGTTCTCTTCGTTGGGAATGTCCTTTTCATTCCTATTTTTTTTGTTGACATTGGCTTGATTGTCGATATTCCAGCCTTCATCAGCAGTCTGTCATCGATTTGGCTATCGCTAGCCATGACGGTTGGATTAATTTCCAGCAAATTTACGGCTGCCTTAGGAGCGAAACTGCTTTACCGCTATAACTGGCGCGAAATGCTGACTATGTGGTCTTTGTCACTGCCGCAAGTTGCGGCAACGCTGGCAGCGGCGCTGGTTGCCAAGCAGGCTGGGATCGTCTCGCAAGAGGTGTTAAATGGCGTGGTCGTAATGCTGTTGGTGACGGTCATTCTTTCTCCCCTAATCGTCCGCAAAACCGCACCCGGTCTTTCCCTACCAGAAACTAACTCCAAGGCGGCTACAGAGCTATTTAGCTGGAAAACAGGCTTGAGTGAAGACGAGCCGTTTACAGTCGTCGTTCCCGTCTACAACCCTGAAACTGAGCGGTATTTAATCGAGATGGCGGCATTACTAACTCGCCACGAAGGCGGACGGATCGTTCCTTTGTCGATCGTAACCGACAATCCTTATATGGAAGCTTCTCAAGTGCAAACAGCCCTACGTCAGGGCGAGGAGTTACTAGAAAAGGCGATCGCTATCAGTGAAGAATTAGATGTTTCCGCCCAACCGCTGTTACGCATTGATGATAATGTCGCTCAAGGTATTACTAGAGCCAGTCAAGAACAAAAAGCCAGTTTAATCATCATGGGTTGGGGGCAAAGAGCGGGTTTGCGAACTCGCTTATTTGGCAGTATTATTGACAGGGTTTTTTCCACCGCCCACTGTCCGGTAGCAGCTACGCGCTTGTTGACTTCTCCGACTAAAATCCGGCGGATTTTGGTGCCTGTAGAAAATGATTCCCCGCAAGTCGTCCGAAAAGTTTATTTTACCCAAATTTTGGCACATGCCAACGATGCTGAAGTGACATTGTTGCAGGTTTGCGATCGCAGGCTTTCAGGCGGGCAAAAAAGCAAGATTGAGTCTAAAATGCGATCGCCGATCTCCGAATTTGCCCCTCAAACTAAGATCGAAACCAGAGCGATCGCCAGCAACGATCCCGTCAGAGCGATCGTGGATTGCTCGCAACAGTTCGATTTGGTCGTGTTGAACTCTCAAAAAAATATCACTAATGCGGAAGGATTTGCGTTTAACAATATCACTAACAGGTTAGTACATCAACTAACCTGTTCCGCGATCGTGTTAGGAGAGCCATAA
- a CDS encoding TIGR03279 family radical SAM protein, whose product MSETSIRPARINKVIPNSIAAEIGFEPGDAIVSINGTKPRDLIDYQFLCADEILEIEVIDVAGKTHHIEIEKDYDDDLGLEFETALFDGLIQCNNRCPFCFIEQQPPGKRDSLYLKDDDYRLSFLYGSYLTLTNLTQKEWQRIEQMRLSPLYVSVHATEPEVRIRLLKNPRAGQIMEQFQWFQERRLQIHAQVVVCPSINDGIHLEKTLLDLASFHRGEIPAVASAAVVPVGLTRFRPTEDELIPVSQEKATEVISQVEKLQEKFRQEFGSNFAWLADEWFLIARQELPPESHYEDYPQIGNGVGSICQFIKQYQATAKKILPAQLKKPRKFTWVVGNAVEIAFKPLVEKLNQVKGLEVNLAPLRSNYWGQEITVTGLLTGQDLIEGLREKELGEAILLPSVMLKYDEYKFLDDLTVEEVASQLGIKILPVNGVEEFLKTCISYE is encoded by the coding sequence ATGAGCGAAACTTCTATTCGTCCTGCTCGAATCAATAAAGTCATTCCTAACTCTATTGCAGCCGAAATTGGATTTGAACCGGGAGATGCGATCGTTTCTATTAATGGAACTAAGCCCCGCGATCTCATTGACTATCAGTTTCTTTGTGCGGATGAAATTTTAGAAATTGAAGTAATCGACGTTGCCGGAAAAACTCATCATATTGAAATAGAAAAAGACTACGACGACGATCTGGGATTAGAATTTGAAACGGCTCTTTTTGATGGTCTCATTCAATGTAATAATCGCTGTCCTTTTTGCTTTATAGAGCAACAACCACCAGGAAAAAGAGATAGTCTTTATCTCAAAGATGACGACTATCGCCTGAGTTTTCTTTATGGAAGTTATTTAACACTAACCAATTTAACCCAAAAAGAATGGCAGCGCATCGAGCAAATGCGCCTTTCTCCTCTCTATGTCTCCGTCCACGCCACAGAACCAGAAGTTCGCATTCGCCTCTTAAAAAATCCCCGTGCAGGACAAATCATGGAACAGTTTCAATGGTTTCAAGAAAGGCGCTTACAAATTCACGCTCAAGTCGTTGTTTGTCCCAGTATTAACGACGGAATTCATTTAGAAAAAACTCTCTTGGATTTAGCCTCATTTCATCGAGGAGAAATTCCTGCTGTTGCTTCTGCTGCGGTCGTTCCTGTCGGATTAACTCGCTTTCGTCCTACAGAGGATGAGTTAATTCCTGTCAGCCAAGAAAAAGCGACAGAGGTTATTTCTCAAGTTGAGAAATTGCAAGAAAAGTTTCGTCAAGAATTTGGCAGTAATTTCGCTTGGCTAGCAGATGAATGGTTTCTCATTGCTCGACAAGAATTGCCGCCAGAATCTCACTACGAAGATTATCCTCAAATTGGCAATGGAGTAGGTTCGATTTGTCAGTTTATCAAACAATATCAAGCAACTGCGAAAAAGATACTTCCTGCTCAACTAAAGAAACCTCGAAAATTTACTTGGGTGGTAGGAAATGCTGTTGAAATTGCTTTTAAACCTTTGGTAGAAAAGCTCAATCAGGTTAAAGGATTAGAGGTAAATTTAGCTCCTTTGCGCAGCAATTATTGGGGACAAGAAATTACTGTAACTGGTTTGCTCACCGGACAGGATTTAATAGAAGGATTAAGAGAAAAGGAGTTAGGAGAAGCGATTTTATTGCCATCGGTTATGCTAAAATATGATGAGTATAAATTTTTGGACGATTTAACAGTAGAAGAAGTCGCTAGCCAATTAGGAATTAAAATTTTACCCGTCAATGGAGTTGAGGAATTTCTTAAAACTTGTATTAGTTATGAGTGA
- the acs gene encoding acetate--CoA ligase, with product MTQATQATIESILQEKRLFAPPPEFSQKAYVGSFSEYQQLYDKAKANPEQFWGELAEQELHWFQKWNKVLDWQPPFAQWFVGGKINISYNCLDRHLTTWRKNKAALIWEGEPGDSRTLTYAQLHREVCQFANAMKQLGIKKGDRVGIYMPMIPEAAIAMLACARIGAPHSVVFGGFSAEALKDRLVDAQAKLVVTADGGYRKDNIIPLKEQVDRALADNGAPTVEKVLVVRRSQQQILMEPGRDHWWHDLKQEVSADCPAEPMDSEDVLFILYTSGSTGKPKGVVHTTGGYNLYTHMTTKWIFDIKDTDVYWCTADVGWITGHSYIVYGPLSNGATSLMYEGVPRPSNPGCFWDIVEKYGVNIFYTAPTAIRTFIKMGEHLPKARDLSSLRLLGTVGEPINPEAWMWYYRVIGGERCPITDTWWQTETGGHMIASFPGAIPMKPGSATLPFPGIVADVVDLDGNPVKGEEGGYLVIKHPWPGMLRTVYNNPDRYRSTYWEHIPPKNGQYFYFSGDGARKDKDGYFWIMGRVDDVINVSGHRLGTMEIESALVSHPAVAEAAVVGKPHEVMGESIVAFVTLESKHSPSEKLIDELRQHVSKEIGPIARPGEIRFTDALPKTRSGKIMRRLLRSIASGQEVAGDTSTLEDRSVLDKLRGGA from the coding sequence ATGACACAAGCAACGCAAGCAACCATAGAATCAATCCTTCAGGAAAAGCGTTTATTTGCGCCCCCGCCGGAGTTTTCTCAAAAAGCTTATGTGGGCAGCTTCAGCGAATACCAGCAGCTTTATGATAAAGCCAAAGCCAATCCAGAGCAGTTTTGGGGAGAATTAGCCGAGCAGGAATTACACTGGTTCCAGAAGTGGAACAAAGTTCTCGACTGGCAACCCCCCTTCGCCCAATGGTTTGTCGGCGGCAAGATTAACATTTCCTATAACTGTCTCGACAGACATCTCACCACCTGGCGCAAAAACAAAGCGGCTTTGATTTGGGAAGGAGAACCCGGAGACTCGCGCACGCTGACCTATGCCCAATTGCATCGGGAAGTTTGCCAGTTTGCCAATGCCATGAAACAATTGGGCATTAAGAAAGGCGATCGCGTCGGCATTTATATGCCCATGATTCCCGAGGCCGCGATTGCAATGCTAGCCTGTGCGAGAATTGGTGCGCCCCATAGCGTTGTTTTTGGCGGTTTCAGTGCCGAAGCCCTCAAAGATCGACTCGTAGACGCGCAAGCTAAGCTGGTCGTTACCGCAGATGGAGGCTATCGCAAAGATAATATCATTCCCCTCAAAGAACAAGTCGATCGCGCCCTAGCCGATAACGGCGCGCCAACCGTGGAAAAGGTCTTAGTCGTTCGACGCAGCCAACAACAAATTCTTATGGAACCGGGGCGCGACCATTGGTGGCACGACCTCAAACAAGAAGTATCTGCCGATTGCCCTGCCGAACCAATGGACAGCGAAGACGTGCTGTTCATCCTTTACACCAGCGGTAGCACGGGCAAACCCAAGGGAGTCGTTCACACTACCGGAGGCTACAATCTCTACACCCACATGACAACCAAATGGATCTTTGATATCAAAGATACCGATGTTTACTGGTGTACGGCGGATGTGGGCTGGATTACGGGTCACAGTTACATTGTCTATGGTCCCCTATCAAACGGTGCGACGAGTCTAATGTATGAAGGCGTGCCCCGTCCTTCCAATCCTGGCTGTTTCTGGGATATTGTCGAAAAATACGGGGTAAATATCTTCTACACCGCACCAACAGCAATTCGGACATTTATTAAGATGGGCGAACACCTACCCAAAGCCAGAGATCTCTCTTCCTTGCGACTGTTGGGAACGGTCGGCGAACCGATTAACCCCGAAGCGTGGATGTGGTATTACCGCGTTATTGGCGGCGAACGGTGTCCGATTACCGATACTTGGTGGCAAACGGAAACGGGAGGTCATATGATTGCGTCCTTCCCCGGTGCTATTCCCATGAAACCGGGTTCTGCGACGCTTCCTTTTCCCGGCATTGTTGCCGATGTCGTGGATTTAGATGGCAATCCCGTTAAAGGTGAAGAAGGAGGATACTTAGTCATCAAACATCCCTGGCCCGGTATGCTGCGTACTGTTTATAACAATCCCGACCGCTACCGCAGCACCTATTGGGAACACATTCCGCCCAAAAACGGACAATATTTTTACTTTTCTGGGGATGGAGCGAGAAAGGATAAAGACGGTTACTTCTGGATAATGGGTCGCGTAGACGACGTAATCAATGTTTCCGGGCACCGTCTGGGGACGATGGAAATCGAATCTGCCTTGGTATCTCATCCTGCCGTCGCTGAAGCGGCAGTCGTCGGCAAACCCCATGAGGTGATGGGCGAGTCAATCGTTGCTTTTGTTACCCTAGAAAGCAAGCATAGTCCTAGCGAAAAGCTGATCGACGAGCTGAGACAACACGTCAGTAAAGAGATTGGTCCAATCGCGCGTCCGGGAGAAATTCGCTTTACCGATGCTTTGCCTAAAACGCGATCGGGTAAAATTATGCGTCGTTTGTTGCGCAGCATCGCATCAGGTCAAGAAGTGGCAGGCGATACCTCGACGCTAGAAGACCGCAGCGTACTCGATAAGTTGCGCGGTGGCGCATAA